CTCTCCTGGCCTTTGTGAAGGCACAGTTGGCCTGTGGCGGGCCCTGGGCAGATGGCACTGGCACGGGCCATGTTGGATGCACCTGGTACCATTCTTCCCTGGATAGACAGGGCAGACTGGCGCTGCCCACCGTGTGCCCCTGTTGCTGGTCCTCTCTGGAGCACTTCTCCCATGGTCACAGCCTTGTCTTCCAGCCCTGGGCAGTATCCCCTTCTCTGTCTTCATTGTCCCTGCCTCCGAAGCAGCTCCTCTCAATAGCTGGACAGGGAAGTGGCCTGACTGGAGGCTCCCCTCTTGCCTCCTGCTACCTTTCTGATCTGGCTGGTTGAGATGCCCTCACCATGTGCTGAGCACGTGGCACCTGAGGCCAGCACATGTTAGGCATGCCTGGATTGTGCCGGCccccatgcccccaaagcctcgtTCCGTGGCCATCAGAGTTGGGCCTGTGGTCAAACTGCATTGAGGGCAGGGTCGGGTGGGGGGCAGGTAGGGCTTACCGGCAGCGTCTGTAGGGGAGGATGGGCTGTTAGGAGCGGTGTGCCGTGCCTCTCTGTGCTGCGCTGCACCGTCTGCAAATGCCCACCGAGGGCATAGAGGGTGGTGAGAGCCTGGTGCCCCTGGAGGTGACAGCGTGTGTGGACACAGTGTCTCCTCTCTCAGGGGCAGATAAAGACAGCCCGGAGGCGAGTGGTGATGGCGTCCCTCTACCTGGGGACCGGCCCTTTGGAGCAGGAGCTGGTAAGGGTCCTGGGGCGCCAGCAGCAGTAGGGGCAGGATCCCATGTGGCACCCCAGCTGCAGTGCGCTGTCCTTGGCAGTGCTGGTTCTcgtccccagagagcagcacaggGTGACTGACGGTGGCGCTCGAGCCAACATCCCTGctaccccgccacccccaccacccaccagggctccgtgggcCCCGCTGTTCACCAGTGCGGGGCTCAACCTGGCGCTCTGTCTTCAAAATGGTCTTACCCTTGTCAGATGCCATGCAGGGAATCCCACGAAGTTGACTTTGAGATACACATTGTCTGAGATTCAAAACAAGCACATGGTAGTGAAGGTCATGTGGCGCCAGCCCTCAGGGAACAGCAGCGGTGACAGGACGCAGCCTCTGTTCCTGTCAGGTGTTATTTTTTCATTCATGTTTATTGTAAACTCAGGGCCGGTAGGAGAGTCACACCTCAGGTTCATGCGCACAGCTGAATGGGGCGGTTCCCTGTATCCATCTCCTGTCCTCTGTGGCTGCCTCACAGAGCCCAGTGGGCATGAGGAGACCAGCgcggcccccccccccaacacacacatacacgcacatccCCCCGTCCTGGGCAGGGCTGGCTCCGGGCTATGCTAGGGACCTGGGATAGGTGCCAAGTCTGCAGGCAGCCCAGCTTCTCTGGCCCTGCTGCCCTTCCATGTGACTAGTGTGAGCACGGCAGGTGGGATAGGCCATCCCCTCCGCATGTGCCCAGGAGTGGCAGGTGCCCAGTGCAGGCAGAGGCTGTGGGCTCAGCAGGAGGTGTTGGGGAGGCCATCGTGGTGACGCGATCTGTGTGTGTCCACGCGCATGCACATGGGAGTGGGTGTCGAGCAGCGAGTCCCAGAGCGGCTTGGTCCAGCATGCTAGTGGGGGCCGCCCTTGACCTGCGGGTCCCCCAGGCCACAGGGAAGGCACTGGAGGCTTCTCCAATGGTTGCCAGGCAGTCTGAGCAGGAAGAGCTCTCACGTGGGTGCCGGGGACCAAGGCTGACAGGTAGGTCGGCTTTTGTCATGCAGCCCCTGCCTCCCGCTGTTGACAGGTGGACTGTCTGGAAAGCACCCTGGAGAAGTCCCTCCATGCTCAGCTGCCGTCGGACCTCAGGGTCTCCATCCTTTTAGACTTCACGCGTGGCTCCCGAGGTACGGCCTGTGCGCCCGGCCCCTCAGGCTGGGTGAGGACTATCCAGGCAGACACCTTCCATAGCAGCAACTGGATACCCACTAGAGGGACCTAGGCCGCAGAATGTCCTGTCCTGACTGACCTTTGGGCCTGGCCTGGACCTTGTGTCCCTTGGGCTGGCTGCGTTCTTAGGGTCCAGTGTGGTCTCTGGGGTGCAGGCCCAGCACCCGCCCATGGGGAAGACTGCTTCTCAAGGGTCAAACAGAGCTGAGGGGGCCTGAGTGGTGAGGGGGAGCCTGTCTGCCCTCGGAGGCCAGGTGCTGCCTGGTGCTGACAGCCCGATGCCCCGCCCCCAGGCAGGAAGAACTCGCGAACCATGCTGCTGCCGCTGCTCCGCAGGTTCCCCGAGCAGGTGCGCGTCTCCCTCTTCCACACCCCCAACCTGCGAGGCCTCCTCCGCCTCCTGCTGCCCGAGCGCTTCAACGAGACCATCGGGCTGCAGCACATCAAGGTCTACCTGTTTGACAACAGTGTCCTCCTGAGCGGGTGAGGCCTGCTGCTGCCTTGAGCCCCGTGGGGAGGCCAGGGCAGAGGGCATGCTCGCTGGGTCATGCAGGGCAGAACAAAGCCTTGAGCCAGGATTGGAATCTGCATTCCCTAGGAgcaccttctccggggactgtccCAGCTGTTGTACGTCCCTcagggggacccccaggcctgcagTGTGTGAACCCCGCCTGGCCCAGTCCTCATGGCTTCCCCGCCTCCTCCTGCAGCGCAAACCTGAGTGACTCCTACTTCACCAACCGCCAGGACCGCTACGTCTTCCTGCAGGACTGTCCCGAGATCGCCGACTTCTTCACAGAGCTGGTGGATGCCGTGGGGGACGTGTCCCTGCAGCTACAGGGCGATGACTCCGTGCACGTGGTGGAGGGGATGGTGCACCCCTACAAAGGTAGGGGCCAGGGACCCCTACTTCTTTGTAGTAGCAGCTTGCTGCTGCACTTTGTTGCTGACTCTGTGTCTGAAGCTGACAGATGCGACTCATGGCTGCCCGTTACCCTTTGCCGGTCTGGGAGGTGGGGCTGCCTGCCCAGCTTGCCCTTGAGAACCAGATGGCTCCGAAGGAGCTTGTGCTGGCATTCGGGTTTCAGTGGGACCCAGGAGCCTCACTGTCCCTGCGACGAGATCGCTTTCCCTGGGATGGCTCTCCCTCGTATTGGGGGCAGCGGGCGGGTCCCTCGGCCCCCTTGGCCCCTCATGTCTTCAGAGAGACTTGTGTCCCTCTCACAAGTCTTTGTGCTCCTTGTGCGTTTGGGAGGACCACGTGGCCCAGCCAGCCTCCCTTTTCTGCTGACCCCAGAGCGACTGTCTCAGAAGAGCTGGGGAAATGGGGGCAGGGCCTCCATTCTTCCCTCTGGAGACCCATCTCCCAGAGCAGCCCCCGCTAACACCCCCATGGTGTTGGTCTGCGGGACTCAGTTCCCtcggagccggagccggagccggagcccgAGCCCGTATGCCAGGAGAGTGGGCTGCGCTTTCTTGAACAGATcgagcccttctgtgagggccacTGCAGGGGGGCTCCACCCACTGAACGTGGCCACTTTGCACACACATCTGCTCCTGAGTTTTCGACTTCAGGCCCTCCAACTGGCCATCCACTCATTGGGCCAGCAGGCAGGGACTCTCAGAAAGAAAGCATTTGCTGACAACAGGGCGCCCTGGAGGAGGCTAGTTAGAGGCTTGGACTCTCTATCGGGGTCTGGAGGGCCTGCCCTTGGCTCACCTGTCCCCACCTCCCGGCAGGTGACCGGGCTGCGTATTGTGAGGCTGCCAACAAGAGAGTCATGGATGTGATCCACTCGGCGCGGACCCGCCAGCAACTGCTGCATGCCCAGACCTTCCATGGCGATTCTCTCCTAACTCAAGGGGACGCCGCAGCTGCCGGAGATCGCAGGCCGGCGCCGGACACCTGGATCTACCCGCTGATCCAGATGAAGCCCTTTGAGATCCAGATTGACGAGGTGGTCACCGAGACCCTGCTGACCGAGGCTGAGCGCGGTGCCCGCGTCTGCCTGACCACAGGCTACTTCAACCTGACACAGGCCTACATGGACCTGGTCCTGGGCACGAGGCCCGAGTACCACATCCTGCTGGCCTCGCCCGAGGTGAATGGCTTCTTTGGAGCCAAGGGCGTGGCTGGCGCCATTCCTGCGGCATATGTCCACATCGAGCGGCAGTTTTTCCACCAGGTGCACAGCCTGGGCCAGCAAGAGCGCGTGCGCCTGCAGGAGTACTGGCGGCCTGGCTGGACCTTTCATGCCAAAGGTATGCTGGCCACTGGCTGGAGGAGGGCCAGCCGTgccccctgctctgctccccacagGTCATCCTCAGTCCCCCCTATCTCGGCCAAGCCAGGGAGGTGAGGGCTTGGTTGGGAGCCATCCTCTTGGTGAGAAGCTCACTCGGAGCCTGCCATCTGCTGCCAAGATGCACACGTGTGACCTCACACACCCCCTTAGGGAGTCTGCTGCCTGCCCAGAGCCTGCTGACCTCCCACCCAGCCACCTGCTATATCATGGGGCTGCTAGGGACCTGGGACCCATATCTGTCTCTAGAGTCTGTGGTCatgctgggctgggggagggtggTGTGGCATGACCCGTGTTTGAGGGCATGTAGGAGAGGCAGGAGGAGGGCCGTGCCCTGTGGGCAAGGAGTTAGAGAGGGGGGCACGTGGATGCCTGAGCAGGGGTCAGTTCTTGTGTTATGAACATGCGGTGGGAGGTGTCCTTGTATAGTGGCCATGAGGTGGAGAGGGGCCCCCCTTACAGTGAGTGTGAGGCAGAGTCCTCgctacagggggtgggggggagctggCAGGCATCCAGTGGGCAGTGCTGCCCTCAACCCTGGGAGCTTCAGGACGCTGCAGCATTGCATAAGGGCCAGCTTGTCCACCGAGCACTTGTCCCCACATAGAGGGGGACAGCGGAGGGCCGGAGCACCCTTGGGGAGGAACTAAGACCCGGGGCACTGTTAGGAGTGGTCCCTGACCAGGCACCTGGTCCGTTTTACTGGTGGCTCTGCTCTCCTGACCAGGAAGTAACTGCTGGTGCTGTTGTCCCATGCCAGGCAGGAGCAGCTGTTGGGGTCCCAGGCAACGGAGGGCTCTGGCTGGGACCTGGGCGGTGACCTGTGAGCCAGGCTCTTAGGAGGCGGGGTTAGGCCCCAGGGGGCATGGAGATGGCGACCGCCTCTGATGGGCTGCACCAAACAGGCAGGTGTGGCTATGCCGGCTTCCCCACCAGACCCTGGCCTAGTGCCCCCACGGTCTTGGGAGGGAGTCGGCGTTTGCAGTTGGGTGAACCCCTGGCGGGAGCCCTTCCACAAAGCTGGGAACGCTGGACAGTAAGCAAGAGTGGATCCTGGCTGTGCGAGAAAAGCAGGGGTGGAATTGGGGGAGGGGCGTGGCTGCTGTGTGGGCCCTTGGAAAGGGTGAGCCTTGAGGGGCCAGGCTGCGGCTTGGATGTAGCCTGGGGTGGAGTGGGCAGGGAGCAGAGAGTGGGACAGGAGCGGGTTGGAGCAGTGTCCTCAGAGCCTAGCCGGGAACAGCTGCTGTCTGGGGACCTGAGTGCAGGTCCCCTTAGGGTTGAGGCCGATTGTGTCAGGCTGggggcagagggcaggagagggctgCATCCTGGCAGGACCCTTAGGCGAGAAGGCCAAGCACCCAGTAGTGGGGGTCCAGTTTGGGGGGTTCCAGAGGGAGGGGTCAGGCAAGAGCCTGGGCGGCTTTCCGTAGTTTCCACGAGCACAGACTGAGCAGTGCCGGCGCCCGTGGGCCTGTGGGCAGTGAGCGCCTGGGCCAGGTGTGGGACTGCTGCCCACCAGGCATGGGGGCCTGGGGCTCTGCTCCCGGACGTGTGACCACCATGGGGTGGCTGTTTCCCATCAGCTCTCCCAGAGAGGGTGCTGGGGCTAGCCAGCTGTAGGGCCCGACCAGGAGACCTGTGTCCTCTGAGGAGGGCCTGTGGTGAGCCAGGCCCAGCACAGGTACCATAGGCCCTGAGAGCCACCTTCTTGTGGTCCCTCCCGGCAGCCCAGGGTGGCTCAGCTCCCCGCAGGCTCGGCCCTCTAGGTAGATGCGGCGGTGGCGGGAGACCTGGCAGTTGTGTGCTCACCTGTGTTGCCCGTCTCCTTTTCCCTGCAGGCCTCTGGCTCTACCTGGCAGGGAGCAGCCTGCCCTGCCTCACGCTGATTGGCTCTCCTAATTTTGGGTACAGGTCGGTTCACCGGGACCTGGAGGCCCAGATTGCCATTGTGACGGAGAGCCCCACCCTGCAGCAGCAGCTCCACCAGGTGGGTGGGCCCCAGGGCGGGGTTCCAGGAGGGGCTGCTGGGGAGTGTGTGAGCTGTCTTCCGGCCTGAGTTGTCTGGTCTGGTAGTGAGTCCTGAGCCCGGGCTGGTCTGGTAGCGAGTCCTGAGCCCGGGcagcagccactgggccagtttgtcttgtggagggccttcctctttttctatgaCTCTGTACTTTCTAAGCttaaggtccttctccagggagggactgctccctcctggGAAGTGTGTGGCGGGACctgtaggggtctccatgtgactgtgTCCTTGTGCTTGCCAGGATTGTCCCCTCCTGGCTCCCGGGAGTGCAGAGGGCGACAGCAGGCAGCCAGAGCGCAGCTCTAGCCGGTGACTGCCAGgtgctgcgagcctgcctgcgtctGGGGATTGGCGTTGTGCAATGGCTGCAGCTTTTGT
This window of the Tenrec ecaudatus isolate mTenEca1 chromosome 10, mTenEca1.hap1, whole genome shotgun sequence genome carries:
- the PGS1 gene encoding CDP-diacylglycerol--glycerol-3-phosphate 3-phosphatidyltransferase, mitochondrial isoform X2, which translates into the protein MAAAAAGPVFWRRLLGLLPGRPGLAALLGRLSDRLGRNRDRRRRRSPWLLLAPLLSPGIPQAPSPPCCLCPEAVHRFQWIRSLVPEFGVCSAHVKVLSAPAEFFELMKGQIKTARRRVVMASLYLGTGPLEQELVDCLESTLEKSLHAQLPSDLRVSILLDFTRGSRGRKNSRTMLLPLLRRFPEQVRVSLFHTPNLRGLLRLLLPERFNETIGLQHIKVYLFDNSVLLSGANLSDSYFTNRQDRYVFLQDCPEIADFFTELVDAVGDVSLQLQGDDSVHVVEGMVHPYKGDRAAYCEAANKRVMDVIHSARTRQQLLHAQTFHGDSLLTQGDAAAAGDRRPAPDTWIYPLIQMKPFEIQIDEVVTETLLTEAERGARVCLTTGYFNLTQAYMDLVLGTRPEYHILLASPEVNGFFGAKGVAGAIPAAYVHIERQFFHQVHSLGQQERVRLQEYWRPGWTFHAKGLWLYLAGSSLPCLTLIGSPNFGYRSVHRDLEAQIAIVTESPTLQQQLHQEQEQLYLSSGVVSAATFEQPSRQVKLWVKMVTPLIKNFF
- the PGS1 gene encoding CDP-diacylglycerol--glycerol-3-phosphate 3-phosphatidyltransferase, mitochondrial isoform X1, coding for MAAAAAGPVFWRRLLGLLPGRPGLAALLGRLSDRLGRNRDRRRRSRSPWLLLAPLLSPGIPQAPSPPCCLCPEAVHRFQWIRSLVPEFGVCSAHVKVLSAPAEFFELMKGQIKTARRRVVMASLYLGTGPLEQELVDCLESTLEKSLHAQLPSDLRVSILLDFTRGSRGRKNSRTMLLPLLRRFPEQVRVSLFHTPNLRGLLRLLLPERFNETIGLQHIKVYLFDNSVLLSGANLSDSYFTNRQDRYVFLQDCPEIADFFTELVDAVGDVSLQLQGDDSVHVVEGMVHPYKGDRAAYCEAANKRVMDVIHSARTRQQLLHAQTFHGDSLLTQGDAAAAGDRRPAPDTWIYPLIQMKPFEIQIDEVVTETLLTEAERGARVCLTTGYFNLTQAYMDLVLGTRPEYHILLASPEVNGFFGAKGVAGAIPAAYVHIERQFFHQVHSLGQQERVRLQEYWRPGWTFHAKGLWLYLAGSSLPCLTLIGSPNFGYRSVHRDLEAQIAIVTESPTLQQQLHQEQEQLYLSSGVVSAATFEQPSRQVKLWVKMVTPLIKNFF
- the PGS1 gene encoding CDP-diacylglycerol--glycerol-3-phosphate 3-phosphatidyltransferase, mitochondrial isoform X3 — protein: MKGQIKTARRRVVMASLYLGTGPLEQELVDCLESTLEKSLHAQLPSDLRVSILLDFTRGSRGRKNSRTMLLPLLRRFPEQVRVSLFHTPNLRGLLRLLLPERFNETIGLQHIKVYLFDNSVLLSGANLSDSYFTNRQDRYVFLQDCPEIADFFTELVDAVGDVSLQLQGDDSVHVVEGMVHPYKGDRAAYCEAANKRVMDVIHSARTRQQLLHAQTFHGDSLLTQGDAAAAGDRRPAPDTWIYPLIQMKPFEIQIDEVVTETLLTEAERGARVCLTTGYFNLTQAYMDLVLGTRPEYHILLASPEVNGFFGAKGVAGAIPAAYVHIERQFFHQVHSLGQQERVRLQEYWRPGWTFHAKGLWLYLAGSSLPCLTLIGSPNFGYRSVHRDLEAQIAIVTESPTLQQQLHQEQEQLYLSSGVVSAATFEQPSRQVKLWVKMVTPLIKNFF